The Bacteroidetes Order II. bacterium genome has a window encoding:
- a CDS encoding TAT-variant-translocated molybdopterin oxidoreductase, giving the protein MFLELDILDSSEKDEVSNPDLSVEKPKRTFWRSMEHLESSPQYKEFVKSEFKAGALDTADMVPGSRRRFLQLMGASAAMMGLAACRKPFEKVLPYTRQPEQIIPGRPLMYATAMPFGDHVRPVLVESHEGRPTKVEGNPDHPQSKGVGATSPFEQASILNMFDPERIRLPKFKGQSSNWNKFQQEVVSDLAGKRVAVLAPSLASPTLAALLATARNNGWTSYTYDAAGDDVEALGYQMAFGRALRPVYQFSQAKVIVSLDADFLAATDKNMVHNAREFAAGRRVMSPNDEMSRLYVVESAYTTTGGMADNRLKLRSSEVPAFAAALAAATGVVAAAPKATAFANHQWVKEIASDLRRNAGKAVVVAGANQPPVVHALAAAINSTLGAFGTTVTLYDHPAGSTLVPQMNQLGALTAAMKAGQVDVLLMLGVNPVYNAPSDLDFTAALKKVPVSVHAGHLMDESGQAATWHLPLSYYLEAWGDGLSYTGVRSIIQPLIAPLWDSKSDIELVNWMSTGTQKSGFDLVKAANSTVNWEKTLHDGFVEGTGFVASTVGVANIPAEALNTINTVDKNTIEVVFKPHLGLYDGAFSNNAWMQELPEHITKIVWDNVAVMSPSTAQRLGLSVVNKSGNHYVDTISLKVNDRSISIPVWMVPGFVDNSISVSLGYGRQIKSDNEMWSHDFFSKEVGIYQNGPVCNGIGVSVEKLRTSQAMQIGLHAEVAKTGETYQIVTTQDHGALPEDWESQGAVQHQQNRRIVRMQSLEEYKKKPRFAKDYEHKVDGKEVNWSQYPSLWEDERADIQEHVSTSPWYQYQWGMVIDLNTCTGCSACITACQSENNIPVVGKEQVSMGRDMYWMRLDRYFYGEQEDPGMVIQPMLCHHCENAPCEQVCPINATSHSPDGLNEMTYNRCVGTRYCANNCPYKVRRYNFLNWTKDLPATVQMTNNPNVTVRFRGVMEKCTFCVQRIREAGLDARREQKNLKEGDFLTACQQVCPSQAITFGNIRDKNSAVAKMKKHDRNYEVLADLANRPRVSYFARITNPNTALKGPEYRDGVHHHEEHTEHA; this is encoded by the coding sequence ATGTTTCTTGAATTAGATATTCTGGATTCGTCTGAAAAGGACGAGGTATCCAATCCCGACTTGTCTGTCGAAAAGCCGAAAAGAACTTTTTGGCGGAGCATGGAGCACTTGGAAAGCTCGCCGCAATACAAAGAATTCGTAAAAAGCGAATTCAAAGCAGGTGCATTGGATACAGCGGATATGGTTCCCGGCTCGCGTCGGCGCTTCCTCCAATTAATGGGGGCTTCGGCTGCGATGATGGGTTTGGCTGCTTGCCGTAAACCGTTTGAAAAGGTATTGCCCTATACGAGACAACCCGAACAAATCATACCGGGGCGTCCATTAATGTATGCAACGGCCATGCCTTTTGGAGACCATGTACGTCCTGTCTTGGTCGAGAGCCATGAAGGGCGGCCCACGAAAGTGGAAGGCAATCCGGATCATCCCCAGAGCAAAGGGGTGGGAGCAACAAGTCCATTTGAACAGGCTTCTATCCTCAATATGTTTGACCCTGAACGGATTCGATTGCCGAAGTTCAAAGGCCAATCTTCTAATTGGAATAAATTCCAACAAGAAGTTGTATCTGACCTTGCCGGAAAGCGGGTAGCCGTACTCGCGCCCAGTCTTGCTTCCCCCACCTTGGCTGCCCTGCTCGCTACTGCACGGAACAATGGTTGGACGTCTTATACCTATGATGCGGCGGGTGATGATGTGGAGGCCTTGGGTTATCAAATGGCGTTTGGACGTGCTTTACGGCCAGTATATCAGTTTTCACAGGCCAAGGTGATTGTAAGCTTGGATGCTGACTTCCTTGCTGCTACAGACAAAAACATGGTTCATAATGCACGCGAATTTGCCGCAGGGCGTCGCGTGATGTCGCCTAATGATGAGATGAGCCGGCTCTATGTTGTGGAAAGTGCTTACACCACAACGGGAGGTATGGCGGATAACCGCCTTAAACTACGTTCGTCGGAAGTCCCTGCTTTTGCGGCTGCACTTGCAGCGGCTACAGGAGTTGTGGCGGCTGCACCGAAGGCTACCGCATTTGCGAATCATCAGTGGGTAAAGGAAATCGCTTCTGACCTTCGCCGAAATGCGGGCAAGGCCGTGGTTGTGGCCGGAGCCAATCAACCGCCCGTTGTTCATGCTTTGGCCGCTGCCATAAATAGTACATTGGGTGCTTTTGGTACTACGGTTACGCTTTATGACCATCCGGCTGGCAGTACCTTGGTTCCTCAAATGAATCAGTTAGGGGCCTTGACGGCAGCAATGAAAGCAGGCCAAGTGGATGTATTATTAATGTTGGGTGTAAATCCTGTTTATAATGCACCGTCCGATTTAGATTTTACAGCAGCCTTGAAAAAAGTCCCCGTTTCGGTTCATGCGGGTCATCTTATGGATGAGAGTGGTCAGGCTGCCACTTGGCATTTACCTTTGTCTTATTATTTGGAAGCATGGGGAGATGGCCTTTCTTACACAGGCGTTCGTTCTATTATCCAACCCCTTATTGCACCGCTTTGGGATAGCAAATCCGATATTGAGTTGGTCAACTGGATGTCAACAGGTACGCAGAAAAGCGGATTCGATCTTGTTAAAGCAGCCAATAGCACCGTTAACTGGGAAAAAACGTTACATGATGGCTTTGTAGAAGGAACTGGCTTTGTAGCGAGTACCGTTGGAGTTGCTAATATTCCTGCGGAAGCCTTAAATACGATCAATACAGTTGATAAAAATACAATTGAGGTGGTATTTAAACCTCATTTGGGATTATATGACGGAGCCTTTTCCAATAATGCTTGGATGCAGGAATTGCCTGAACATATTACCAAAATTGTTTGGGACAACGTTGCTGTGATGAGTCCTTCTACAGCTCAACGGCTTGGCTTGAGTGTTGTAAACAAATCCGGAAACCACTATGTGGATACCATTAGCTTGAAAGTGAACGATCGGAGCATCAGCATTCCGGTCTGGATGGTGCCGGGATTTGTGGATAACTCTATTTCGGTCTCGTTAGGCTATGGCAGGCAAATAAAATCAGATAACGAGATGTGGTCGCATGATTTCTTCTCTAAAGAAGTAGGAATCTATCAAAATGGACCTGTTTGTAATGGCATTGGGGTATCGGTAGAGAAATTACGCACCTCTCAAGCCATGCAAATTGGCTTACATGCCGAAGTGGCCAAAACTGGAGAAACCTATCAGATTGTAACCACCCAAGATCATGGGGCCTTGCCGGAAGATTGGGAATCTCAAGGAGCCGTTCAGCACCAACAAAATCGCCGTATTGTGCGGATGCAGTCGCTGGAAGAGTATAAAAAGAAGCCTCGGTTTGCCAAAGATTATGAGCATAAAGTGGATGGAAAAGAAGTGAACTGGAGTCAGTATCCTTCTTTGTGGGAAGATGAACGTGCCGATATTCAAGAACATGTTTCAACCAGTCCTTGGTATCAGTACCAGTGGGGAATGGTCATAGACCTAAATACGTGTACGGGGTGCTCTGCCTGTATAACGGCATGTCAGAGCGAAAATAATATTCCAGTTGTGGGCAAAGAACAGGTATCTATGGGGCGGGATATGTACTGGATGCGTCTCGACCGATATTTTTATGGAGAGCAAGAAGACCCTGGCATGGTGATTCAGCCGATGCTTTGTCATCATTGCGAAAATGCACCTTGTGAACAGGTTTGCCCCATCAATGCGACCTCTCATTCACCAGACGGGTTGAATGAGATGACCTATAACCGTTGCGTTGGAACCCGTTATTGTGCGAATAACTGCCCGTATAAAGTACGTCGGTATAATTTCTTGAACTGGACAAAAGACCTTCCTGCAACCGTGCAAATGACCAATAACCCCAATGTTACTGTTCGTTTCCGTGGGGTAATGGAAAAATGTACCTTCTGTGTACAACGCATTCGTGAAGCCGGACTTGATGCCCGTCGAGAGCAAAAAAACCTTAAAGAAGGGGATTTTCTCACTGCCTGTCAACAAGTGTGTCCTTCGCAAGCGATTACGTTCGGTAATATTCGCGATAAAAACAGTGCCGTTGCCAAGATGAAAAAGCATGACCGTAATTATGAGGTACTTGCTGATTTGGCCAACCGCCCACGTGTTTCCTATTTCGCCCGTATTACCAACCCCAATACGGCGTTGAAAGGTCCTGAATATCGTGATGGGGTACACCATCATGAAGAGCATACCGAGCACGCCTAA